The DNA sequence AGCAAGCCTTGATTCTGAGGAAGAGACAAAGCTGATGAACCAAGAAAGATGCCATTggtattattgttattattaccAATACCAATACCAATACCATAATCTTTACTTTCTGATGTTATGCCTCTGGTAATGATATTATTCATCAGATTCTGATGTAGTAGGAAAGGTGGTGGACGAATCAGACCTTGAtagagggaagaagaagaagaaggagaaggagaagctatgtttttgtgatcatcCATTGCAAGAGAAGGAGCTTGAATTCTGATGCTTGTGGTGCAAGTAGAGGTGGTGGCGGTGGCTGTGGCGGTTGCTGTTGCGGTTGATTTTTTGACCCTTTTGTTCTTTCTTCCACCACCAACTGGAACATTGCGCAAAGTTCCACCTTTGGTCCAGTGCCTCTTGCAAGTTCTACATAAATAGCGAGGCTGAGACTTGTTGTAATTGTTGTAGTAACAGAACTTTGTGTTGGTAGATTCACATCTTGGACACTTCATTGGctctgatgatgatgaagatgattgATTCTGTTGTTGTTTCTTCATGATATGATGAGGCTTTGGAATTGGAAGCTCCAAGTTCTGTGATTCCAATAAGGCTTGGTTCCAATCAAGTCCACTACTACTCCTTGAAACCTGCTTGGAACTCAAACccataacaaaaaataacacaATCCAATAAGATATATAATTAAAGCAGAAAAAAGGTGCAAGattttgatgatgatgaatagCTATCAGCCCTTTGATCTAGGCGCTAGAAGAGGGATGAATCTGAAGGATAGCAAGAGTAACAGTATGAGATTGGTGCTGATGCTTATAGCACAAACCGCGTTTTCTAATAAAGATTTGTTTAATGGAATAAGGAAAGTCCTTGGAAATTGAGAAGAAGTGAGCATGATCTTTTATCTTCTGCTGTCTATATCTAATGACCTTTATTATCTATCTGTAAAAGGACCAATAATTATAACTATGTATAGATAtagatatataaatacaaaGGAGTGAATTGAAGAATCTCTTGCTGAAGTTGAGCGTGGTGGTGAAGGTAGTAGTGGTTGTGATTAGTGATAGTAACAAGTAACAACTACTATACACCTTGGGATATCACTTTTAATTTCCACAAGGAGAGTATTATAGACAACAGAAACTTAACCATGAAGTTCAAGGTGGGTGCTTGACACGTGGAATGTTTTTGGCCGTTGATAGTGCTCTCTAATTGTGAAATAATCAACGTAGATATATGGCCAAGCTACACACATAGACTTGACCACCAAGCAACCAATGCAAACTACAAAGTTGGCAAACAACGGTCCATAGCCTAGGTTTTTGGGATTTTTCATTAGAGGAAATTAAAAATTGAGATCAtaaaatatattcttaaaaaaaacaataataatattataaaaaagaataatcAAACGGAgtgtatatatttatataataagatgatgtgaaatttgaatttgagaTCATCCATTctcaaatatatataataatagtgGGGCATAAGATTCTTAGTGAGGTTAATAACAGTTGGCAAAAGCATGGTTTGTAGTGGGACACAATTGAGGTGGTGGTGATTAGTGGTCCTATCCTATGTCATGTGATTTACATGTAGCAAGATGGTGATATCTATATGTGTTGCATGCACGTGTTAAGTTTCATCTTCTCTATGGATATACTATGTTTATGTCTCTAGATTCAATCATGCATCCACCATCTATCATACatgtaatttaattaattaacattaatcaatttcttttattctaaactttttttttttcaactctCACGTGTATTTTAAAGGTTTAAGATAATTTAGGGTTAgaatttatgttttaaaaatataaaaagaaattataatttaaaaatttagaattttaaaaaataatgaatataaagataaaaactGTAGTAGTTGATTGGATGATAGAGGCACACACCTACCATAGCACAACAGAATTTGATGGTCAGACTCAAGAGACATCGCAACCACCCTCGGTCAAATAATTTGAATCTTGTGGATAATATTATACTTACATTGCTTTTAATTAATAATAGACCCCTTTCATAATAAACTCCTTATTTGACAAATATTGAAGTTGGACCCTAATTCTCTTATTAAATTAAATGAGAGATAAATTAACTATGTTTaagaaattattaataatttttttttaaaattttggattGATGAAACTTGTACACAAGAGATAGAGGGAATAACAAAGATATGGTTTGAGATATTGGGTAAACAATGGGATCGTTATTATAGACAATTTATATGACTAGGAGTTGTCAAATTTTGAATGTGTATATGAACACACAAATTCAGGTATAATGGATAGCAGCCAATTGGTCAAACAATAACCAAAGCGTTACAAAGAAgcatttgattttgattttcacAACATGTATGATAGTAACATTGTCAGGAATGTGAATTTCATTATTTCAAGTTGCTCGATCTACGATAAGTGATTTAATCTAATGACAAATTTGGGATAAAATTAGACGGTGCCATTCTTTTCATCGTTTAATTACTAATTACTATATGGAAAATTACGAGgaactaataaaatatttatgcaATTTGTACAATGGATGTTTAtaaagtattagagatataattattactgttacttttttttatcaGTTAAAGTTTTTAgaatgagtggtatcatgacatggtattagagtaTTAGATCTTAAAGATCAAGAGTTCAATTCTTGGTAAACTCCAAAGATATTTATTATCCATAGTACTCGAATAGTTATTCTAGATAGTATAGGAGAtgttcatttaaaaaaaatactatatatatttcTATCTTTGTTGCTCTCAAAATATCAtattgcattaataaaataaaaacacacttatttctactttctttttttttcctttttgtgtGAATAGTAATTAATTCATATCTAATATAATTTGGCAAAATATTtaggaaataataaaaaattaatctaaaattatttaaatatttttttgtagtttttatttattacttactttaatttatatttttaattgtagttgaaataattaaataatattaaatatataaaattaaaaaaataaaataaaataattttaaattattaccTCTCTCACGTTATCCATAATTTGGAGAGTTGTATTAGAAATGGATGTGTTTGACACCCTACTAAAGAAAAAGCATAGGAAGCCAATGGAATATTTGTATAATATGTATAATGTAGGTTTAGGAAGTTTTAAAGATATAATCATTAATATTATCTTTTTCTATCAGTTgaaacttttgggatgagtAGTATCATGACATGATATTAGAACTTTAGATCTGAAAATTAAGAGTTTGATCGTGAATTCCAAAATCAGTTTAAGTTTTTTGAATGAGTAGTTTCATGACCTGAGATGTATATTATACTCGAATAATGTATAGATgatgtttattttataactcaatagtccattatacacattgtacatttaatgaattattaaatttatcaatttcatCACATATGCATCTATGTCTATATAcaatgaaaattattttttgtaatgaAAATGTATAGTGACCAAAAGTAATTAGCAAAAAACagttaaaattttgaatttttttttatctttttatcattaCAGTCTTGTAATCAGTTTTTTCTTAATTCATATATAGTTAGTTACATCATATTTAtacaaacttttaaaaaaaatttaaaattgttatattggagaattaaattgatattttttattatataagacatttttttaaatttatcttcgaaaattttttaatcaaattaatctTTTAAGGATTgcgaattaattatatttatccTCCAGTCACTCTAAAGATTGATGTTGTAAAATATTAATTGATAACATATATAATACCTAAAATGTCTAATTGGATATTgactaatataaaaatttattaatttaataatttttaattataaaaaatcctATTTTTAATATGACCTAGTGACTAAATTGATAGATTTTTATAAGCATATTTAATCAATATCTAATTGAATATGTTATCTGTGATGTATGCTATGAGTTAACATTTTACATCATCAATCATtgatgaaaaaatatatatatatatgagtaaTTCCGAccaattttattaaaaacattatcaaagataaatttaaaaaatggtttatctttcaaaaactaatttaaatattaacccctacatttatatttaaaaacatGACTTGAGTATTAAGTATGACTTGAGTATTCATATAATGAATGACTTAAGAATTTGATAACATTTCttttaaatcatatatatatatatagcgaTGTATATATGAGTTGAATTAGAAATTATCACGCCATAATTTCACCAACTTGACCGCTAGAAGGATTAAAATTTCAGGACCACAGAAAGCACATGCAAATATATA is a window from the Arachis stenosperma cultivar V10309 chromosome 3, arast.V10309.gnm1.PFL2, whole genome shotgun sequence genome containing:
- the LOC130970829 gene encoding dof zinc finger protein DOF1.4-like, whose protein sequence is MGLSSKQVSRSSSGLDWNQALLESQNLELPIPKPHHIMKKQQQNQSSSSSSEPMKCPRCESTNTKFCYYNNYNKSQPRYLCRTCKRHWTKGGTLRNVPVGGGRKNKRVKKSTATATATATATTSTCTTSIRIQAPSLAMDDHKNIASPSPSSSSSLYQGLIRPPPFLLHQNLMNNIITRGITSESKDYGIGIGIGNNNNNTNGIFLGSSALSLPQNQGLLFPFSTASSSNFDTNPCLVSVSTSLQSTNVYNNCGGEEFKAIEEPSMHSIMATTTSTQPWEIPAATMEMSNYWGWEDIDSLVSTDPNNNHPWDDSDDIKP